A segment of the Lolium perenne isolate Kyuss_39 chromosome 3, Kyuss_2.0, whole genome shotgun sequence genome:
gcacttgttcaaaaaaaaaaaaaaaccctacATTTTAGCAGGGCTTGTCTGTGCAGAAACCTTAATTACTCTATTCTGTTAGTAAAGCACGGTAACTGCAGCTGCATTTTGGCAGTCCTCTTCACCCAGTTAATGGTTTTCTCTCTGGAATCAGATATACGTTTTCTTCCCGAACGATGAGAAGGTGGGGATGAAGCACATCAAGAAGTATGTCGAAATGATGAACGCTGAGAAAGTCTCCAGGGCTCTGCTGATCGTTCAGCAGAACCTCACCCCATTTGCAAAAAACTTCATCATTCAAGAACTAGAGCCAAAGATCCACTTGGAGGTTTTTCAGGTTGGTCTCGTAGGACTAGTTTAAGTACTTTTGCACTCGAATTCGACTGGCACATTTTCCTGTGATCTTTTACTCCCTGGACTTCTGATAATTGAAGCAATGGGCAACAGGATGCCGAAATGCTTATAAATATCAAGGAACATGTTCTTATTCCGGAGCACCAGGTGCTTACTAATGAGGAAAAGAAGACATTATTGGCGCGCTACACTTTAAAGGAAACTCAGGTATTGCTCACTTTAAATTAATTAGCACCTGCAAGTTACACTTACTTTGGGCATCAGTAGAGCGAGGCAATTATGTATCCAGCTCCCTGATACAGCAATGTGGTGAGACATCAGAGAAACCAAAGGTTTTCCCTCTGTGGTACAGTTCCATTTAGTGCAGCATGTAGCTTTCTACCATTATGTACCGGACCTGTTTTAGGTGGAGCAAAAGCAAGAGCACTGGttatgttaaaccttcacatgatatCAAGTTAGGCGCCCACACAAATATAGGCCAGACAAAGAATATCAATCTTTCACATGCCTGTTGTGGACTCTCTACAACTTTAGGAACAACCTGTATCTCTCTAAGAAAATTGGTGTAGTTTGTCTGTTGGAGATGTACTAGAATAGCTACTGAATCTTGCTTGGTTGGCAACACATCTGTGATTCAGTCATTTGTTGGTGCGTGACACCCTCTTCATTTTTCTGTACTTTGCTGGAAATTTGCACTTGATAACAGGCATGTAACCCATCTCTCTTCTGAATGCAATGTAACAAAACAGCTACCAAGAATACAAATGACCGATCCCATTGCGAGGTACTACGGCCTCAAACGAGGACAGGTTGTGAAGATCATCAGGCCCAGCGAGACAGCAGGACGATACGTCACATATCGCTATGTCGTATGACAAAGTACCCAAGCGAAGAAGGAAGGAACCGTAAACATGGCGATTTTTGCAGTTATACACATCACATACACATACCCATTTGCTTGAAGAAAACCGGTATTGCTTCAGACCCGCCATTCTTAAGGATCGCGTGGTTGTTATGTAAGTGGATTCTTAATAAGCTGGGTGTATGGAGCATACATAAAATCCCTCGTGTTGTACAATTTGTTTCGAGAACTGTATACAACATACAGAATGGAAGCACATGTATTGAGAGCAATAAAAGGCTCTCCGGTTCTGCTTGTTACATCATTTGGACGAATCAATGGTATCAATCTATGTATGCTATGGTTCTGAagcatactactccctccgttccatgaaACAAATGGCGATGGTAGAGCCATTACAGCTGTACTTATCAAATATCTTCATGGTATCTTGTTAGTTGTTGCAACTGTACTAGCTTGGAAAAACGGCAGCCAGACGGGAGCATATCTGCATACGTCACATATCACCAGGTCGTATGACAAAGAACACAGCCAAAGAAGGAAGGAACCGTAAGCATGGTGGTTTTTTGCAATTATACGCATATCCATTTGCTTGGAGAAAACCGATATTGCTTCAGAGCAGCCATTCTTGAAGATCGCGTGGCTGTTTGTGTAAGTGGATTCTTAATAAGCTGAGTGTATGGAGCACAAATAAAATCCTCATGTTGTACAATTTGTTTCAAGAACTGTATACAATACAACATACAGAACTAGAAACACCTGTATTGGGAGCAATAAAAGGCTCTCCGGTTCTGTTTGGTACTCCGTCTAAAAATAGGTGTCACAATTTTATCTAGATATGGGTGTATCTATATGCATTTTAGTTAGAGATGCATccatatctagataaagttgagacGTCTATatttggatggagggagtacatcaTTTGGACGAATCAGTGATATCAATCTCTGTATATATGCAAGTCTGGGAGAATCGATGGTGGGTTTACTCATTTCATGAAAGAAATGGTAATGGTGGAGTTACCAAGTGTACTTGTCAAATATCTTCCTGCTATGATTCTTACATGTTAGCTTGAGAAAACGTCAGCCAGCATATCATATGGATGCCATTTCCATCTCATAGCGAGAGTTGTGCATACTAGAATTCAGTCACTTGCGTCCATCTTCATCTTATTCTTGGCATATGCATTGATTCATAGCACCACGCTTGTAGAGCTATGACAAGATTTGCAGAGCTAACATAATAGCGAGCCTGTATGATGGAGCTGTCTGGCCCCAATATACAGTTAGTCTAGTCAGAGCTGGACAAAGTAGTGAATGCAAACACAGACCACAGACACAAAAGGGACCAGACCGTCCTATCGCAGTGTTTTCATGCGTCCCATTGCATCTCATCTCTCTATTTTTGATGTTCGTCCTTCACGACGACTTTTGTAGTACACAGGTTAAGCTAGCAACAACTTTCAGAGTACTACTAAACGCTAAGCCCCTACCAGCAAATCTTTTATTGTGATGATGTGGTGGATTCTGGTGGTAGCAGCCGGCatcatttttttcgataaaaagaatatattaatatcaaaagacacCAATTACATT
Coding sequences within it:
- the LOC127344181 gene encoding DNA-directed RNA polymerases II and IV subunit 5A — protein: MSSGLIAEDVAVKRMVRIRRTVMCMLRDRGYLVVEHELSMNRRDFERKYGESFHREDMLINKCKKNDPNDQIYVFFPNDEKVGMKHIKKYVEMMNAEKVSRALLIVQQNLTPFAKNFIIQELEPKIHLEVFQDAEMLINIKEHVLIPEHQVLTNEEKKTLLARYTLKETQLPRIQMTDPIARYYGLKRGQVVKIIRPSETAGRYVTYRYVV